The following are encoded in a window of Bos indicus isolate NIAB-ARS_2022 breed Sahiwal x Tharparkar chromosome 7, NIAB-ARS_B.indTharparkar_mat_pri_1.0, whole genome shotgun sequence genomic DNA:
- the LOC109560998 gene encoding olfactory receptor 7A17-like: MVPGNDTQNSGFLLQGLSVEPELQPFIFGIFLSMYLITLFGNLLIILAVISDSRLHTPMYFFISNLSFVDICFTTTTILKMLINIQIQSKVISYGGCIAQMYFYMQFAALDDFLLTVMAYDRFLAICHPLHYTAIMNPRLCGLLVLLCWIISALFSLLESLLVLQLSFCTDLEIPHFFCEIKQVVLLACCDTFLNDVFMYFTSVLLGGGPLAGILYSYSKILFSIHRISSPQGKYKAFSTCVSHLSVVFLYYCSSLGVYLSSTGTHSSHSSATASVMYTVVTPMLNPFIYSLRNKDIKSALKRFFQMAVIKRKIVLDLKNHP; the protein is encoded by the coding sequence ATGGTACCAGGAAATGATACACAAAATTCAGGATTTCTTCTTCAGGGCTTATCAGTGGAACCAGAACTGCAACCATTCATATTTGGAATATTCCTCTCCATGTATCTGATCACTTTGTTTGGAAATCTGCTCATCATCCTGGCTGTCATTTCAGACTCCCGTCTTCACACTCCCATGTACTTCTTCATCTCCAACTTGTCCTTTGTTGACATCTGTTTCACTACCACAACAATCCTAAAGATGCTAATAAATATACAGATCCAGAGCAAAGTTATATCCTATGGAGGGTGCATCGCCCAGATGTATTTTTACATGCAGTTTGCAGCACTGGATGATTTTCTTTTgactgtgatggcctatgaccgcttcctggccatctgccaccccctgCACTACACGGCCATCATGAACCCCcgactctgtggactgctggTGCTGCTGTGCTGGATCATTAGTGCCCTGTTTTCCTTGTTAGAAAGCTTACTGGTCTTACAGCTGTCCTTCTGTACAGACTTAGAAATCccccactttttctgtgaaatcAAACAGGTTGTACTACTTGCCTGTTGTGACACTTTTCTTAAtgatgtttttatgtattttacatcAGTGTTGTTGGGTGGTGGCCCCCTGGCTGGTATTCTTTATTCTTACTCTAAGATACTATTCTCTATACATAGAATCTCATCACCTCAGGGgaaatataaagcattttccacctgTGTATCGCACCTCTCAGTTGTCTTCTTATATTATTGTTCAAGCCTAGGAGTGTACCTTAGTTCTACTGGTACCCACAGCTCACATTCAAGTGCAACGGCCTcagtgatgtacactgtggtcacacccatgctgaaccccttcatctacagtctaagaaataaagacataaagagcGCTCTGAAAAGATTCTTTCAGATggcagtcataaaaaggaaaattgttcTGGATCTGAAGAATCATCCTTGA